In the genome of Triticum urartu cultivar G1812 chromosome 5, Tu2.1, whole genome shotgun sequence, one region contains:
- the LOC125511023 gene encoding putrescine hydroxycinnamoyltransferase 1-like: protein MGAVLSKKMRRKSDAVVEEVKVVESGMVAPSAQTPRQGLWLSPLDLMLVNRGHTPTVYFYRSESGDSFDVARLKAAMARALVAFYPLAGRLGMGGQDGRAVIDCAGQGALFVVARSDLAVDDFSGFRPSTELRRLFVPRVEDYSPPVMCAVQVTFLKCGGVALGTALHHVAADAISAFHFFQTWSAFSRDGDAAAAALEPPFHDRTLLRARSPPFVHPDALTVFCPKLNLSTEPSAGPVVSEAFDISKDQADALKRACVSGDGGRVSTFCAVSAHVWRCVCVARRLPPDATTRLTFPASVRRSLRPPLPAGYFGNGIIWLGAAGQVRDVASSEGLASAAGRIRGAVRRMDDELVRSAIDYFELTETDSKPAPGRMAETELRVISWLGMPVYDADFGWGKPLAMLRGEAERAGFVYLMDGGQGAGSVRIVICTEAAILNDFQRLLYAKF from the coding sequence ATGGGTGCGGTGCTATCAAAGAAAATGAGAAGGAAAAGTGATGCCGTGGTGGAGGAGGTGAAGGTGGTGGAGTCGGGCATGGTGGCACCCAGCGCGCAGACGCCTAGGCAGGGCCTGTGGCTCTCCCCGCTTGACCTCATGCTGGTCAACAGAGGCCACACCCCCACCGTCTACTTCTACCGCTCCGAGTCCGGCGACTCCTTCGACGTGGCCAGGCTCAAGGCGGCGATGGCCAGGGCTCTGGTGGCCTTCTACCCCCTGGCTGGCCGTCTCGGCATGGGCGGCCAAGACGGGCGGGCGGTGATCGACTGCGCCGGTCAGGGCGCGCTCTTCGTCGTCGCGCGCTCGGACCTCGCCGTCGACGACTTCAGCGGCTTCAGACCTTCGACGGAGCTAAGGAGGCTCTTTGTTCCCCGCGTCGAGGATTACTCGCCCCCCGTCATGTGCGCCgtccaggtcaccttcttgaagtGCGGCGGGGTGGCACTAGGGACCGCGCTGCACCACGTCGCCGCCGACGCCATCAGCGCGTTCCACTTCTTCCAGACGTGGTCCGCCTTCTCCCGCGACggcgacgcggcggcggcggccctaGAGCCCCCGTTCCACGACCGCACCCTCCTCCGCGCGCGCTCCCCGCCCTTCGTCCACCCGGACGCGCTCACCGTCTTCTGCCCCAAGCTGAACCTCTCCACCGAGCCGTCGGCGGGGCCCGTCGTCAGCGAGGCTTTCGACATCTCCAAGGACCAGGCCGACGCTCTCAAGCGCGCGTGCGTCAGCGGCGACGGCGGGCGTGTCAGCACGTTCTGCGCCGTGAGCGCCCACGTGTGGCGGTGCGTGTGCGTGGCGCGCAGGCTGCCGCCGGACGCCACGACCCGCCTCACCTTCCCGGCGAGCGTCCGTCGCAGCCTGAGGCCGCCGCTCCCGGCCGGCTACTTCGGCAACGGGATCATCTGGCTGGGCGCCGCGGGCCAGGTCCGGGACGTCGCCTCCTCGGAGGGCCTGGCCTCCGCGGCCGGGCGGATCAGGGGCGCCGTCCGACGGATGGACGACGAGCTGGTGCGCTCGGCGATCGACTACTTCGAGCTGACGGAGACGGACAGCAAGCCAGCGCCGGGCCGCATGGCGGAGACGGAGCTGAGGGTGATCAGCTGGCTGGGCATGCCGGTGTACGACGCGGACTTTGGGTGGGGGAAGCCGCTGGCGATGCTGCGCGGCGAGGCAGAGCGCGCCGGGTTCGTCTACCTGATGGACGGCGGGCAGGGCGCCGGCAGCGTGCGCATCGTCATCTGTACGGAGGCCGCGATCCTCAACGACTTCCAGCGCCTGCTATATGCCAAGTTCTAG